The Niastella koreensis GR20-10 genome includes a window with the following:
- a CDS encoding glycosyltransferase family 2 protein, which translates to MKISIITATYNSANTVRDTLACIASQRYANIEHIIVDGLSKDNTLDIVKQFPHVAKVISEKDKGIYDAMNKGVQQATGDVIGILNSDDFYSDPFVLEKVAAAFKNPAVEAVYGDLQYVKQDNVQVVTRTWKSGKYQKRFLYYGWMPPHPTFFVRRNIYDKCGLFNITLRSAADYELMLRVLLKHNTQVEYIPEVLVKMRAGGMSNASLKNRLRANREDEMAWKLNDLKPYFFTTWLKPLRKVFQFITR; encoded by the coding sequence ATGAAAATTTCAATAATCACTGCAACATATAATAGCGCAAATACGGTAAGGGATACATTAGCATGTATCGCCAGCCAGCGGTATGCGAATATTGAACATATCATTGTTGATGGGTTGTCGAAAGACAATACATTGGATATTGTGAAACAGTTTCCACATGTTGCCAAAGTGATCTCTGAAAAGGATAAAGGCATCTATGATGCTATGAATAAGGGAGTACAACAGGCAACCGGTGATGTAATCGGGATTTTGAATTCAGATGACTTTTATTCCGACCCATTTGTATTGGAGAAAGTAGCTGCGGCGTTTAAAAACCCTGCGGTAGAAGCAGTGTATGGAGATCTGCAATATGTGAAACAGGATAATGTACAGGTAGTAACCCGTACCTGGAAGTCTGGTAAATACCAAAAACGGTTTCTATATTATGGTTGGATGCCACCGCATCCTACTTTTTTTGTGCGCCGGAATATATATGATAAATGCGGCCTCTTTAACATTACTTTGCGCTCTGCCGCAGATTATGAATTAATGCTGCGTGTATTATTAAAGCATAATACCCAGGTAGAATACATTCCCGAAGTGTTGGTGAAAATGCGGGCCGGTGGAATGAGTAATGCTTCCCTGAAAAACAGGTTAAGGGCCAACAGGGAAGATGAAATGGCCTGGAAATTGAACGATTTAAAACCCTATTTCTTTACTACGTGGTTAAAACCACTGCGAAAAGTATTTCAATTTATAACCCGATAA
- the gmd gene encoding GDP-mannose 4,6-dehydratase codes for MAKVALVTGITGQDGAYLTDLLLKKGYIVHGIKRRSSLFNTERIDHLYQDPHEKNVQLTLHYGDLTDSTNLIRIIQETQPDEIYNLAAMSHVHVSFETPEYTANADGIGTLRILEAVRLLGLTQKTKVYQASTSELYGLVQEVPQSERTPFYPRSPYAVAKLYGYWITVNYREAYNMFAVNGILFNHESPLRGETFVTRKITRGVAKIALGLQDKIYLGNLDAQRDWGHAKDYVEAMWLILQQEKPEDYVIATGITTPVREFVRMAFNEVGIELEFKGKNENEVGMVKACNNPEFKIEIGKEVIAVDKRYYRPTEVDLLIGDPTKAQTQLGWKPKYDLPALVEEMVANDVELFKKEQLLKESGYYVRNQFE; via the coding sequence ATGGCAAAAGTAGCATTGGTTACAGGGATAACCGGGCAGGATGGTGCTTATTTAACAGATCTGTTGTTAAAAAAGGGATACATTGTTCACGGTATTAAGCGTAGAAGTTCTTTGTTTAATACTGAACGGATCGACCATTTGTACCAGGACCCGCATGAAAAAAACGTGCAATTAACACTACATTATGGCGATCTGACCGATTCTACTAACCTTATTCGCATTATACAGGAAACGCAACCCGATGAAATTTACAACCTGGCGGCCATGAGCCATGTGCATGTAAGTTTTGAAACACCGGAGTATACCGCCAATGCCGATGGGATTGGCACCTTGCGTATTCTGGAAGCTGTTCGTTTATTGGGGTTGACTCAAAAAACCAAGGTTTACCAGGCATCTACCTCAGAATTATATGGTCTGGTGCAAGAAGTACCCCAGTCTGAAAGAACGCCTTTTTATCCCCGTTCACCTTATGCGGTAGCAAAATTGTACGGATACTGGATCACTGTAAACTACAGGGAAGCTTATAACATGTTCGCCGTGAACGGAATTTTGTTCAACCATGAATCTCCTTTACGTGGCGAAACTTTTGTAACCAGAAAAATTACGCGAGGCGTAGCAAAGATCGCCCTGGGGTTGCAGGATAAGATCTACCTGGGTAATCTGGATGCACAGCGCGACTGGGGCCATGCAAAAGATTATGTGGAAGCGATGTGGTTGATTTTGCAACAGGAAAAACCGGAAGATTATGTAATTGCAACCGGCATTACTACCCCTGTGCGCGAATTTGTACGGATGGCTTTTAATGAAGTGGGCATTGAACTGGAATTTAAAGGCAAGAACGAGAATGAGGTAGGTATGGTAAAAGCCTGCAATAATCCTGAATTCAAAATCGAAATTGGAAAAGAAGTTATTGCTGTAGATAAAAGATATTACCGCCCTACTGAGGTTGACCTGTTAATAGGGGACCCCACCAAGGCGCAAACTCAACTGGGCTGGAAGCCAAAATATGACCTGCCTGCTCTGGTTGAGGAAATGGTTGCTAATGATGTGGAATTATTTAAAAAGGAACAATTATTGAAAGAGTCCGGTTATTACGTACGAAATCAATTTGAATAA
- the fcl gene encoding GDP-L-fucose synthase, with translation MNKSDKIYVAGHRGMVGSALVRKLKKEGFENLVLRTSAELDLRNQQAVEAFMDQEKPDYVFVAAAKVGGILANNTYRADFIYDNILMQSNLIHESWVNGVKKLMFLGSSCIYPKLAPQPLKEEYLLTGLLEDTNEPYAIAKIAGIKMCDAYRAQYGCNFISVMPTNLYGPNDNYSLETSHVLPALIRKIHEAKLNNEPSVVMWGTGTPKREFLHADDLADACFFLMQTYNEPGLVNVGVGDDIAIKDLALLIKDVIGYNGDIEHDLSKPDGTPRKLMDVQKLTRLGWKAKIGLREGIERVYKEFSQLYAAGV, from the coding sequence GTGAATAAATCTGACAAAATTTACGTAGCCGGTCACCGGGGAATGGTAGGCTCTGCATTGGTTCGGAAATTGAAAAAAGAAGGATTTGAAAATTTAGTACTGCGTACATCTGCGGAGCTCGACCTGCGTAACCAGCAGGCCGTGGAAGCGTTTATGGACCAGGAAAAACCGGATTACGTTTTTGTCGCCGCTGCCAAAGTGGGCGGTATTCTGGCCAACAATACCTACCGCGCCGATTTTATTTATGATAATATCCTGATGCAATCGAACCTCATACACGAATCGTGGGTGAATGGGGTTAAAAAGCTCATGTTCCTGGGCTCATCCTGTATATATCCCAAACTGGCGCCTCAACCGCTGAAGGAGGAATACCTGTTAACCGGATTGCTGGAGGATACAAATGAGCCTTATGCCATTGCTAAAATTGCAGGCATAAAAATGTGCGACGCCTACCGCGCTCAATATGGCTGTAATTTCATTTCGGTAATGCCTACCAATTTGTACGGCCCCAACGATAACTACAGCCTGGAAACTTCGCATGTGTTACCGGCACTGATCAGAAAAATACACGAGGCAAAATTGAATAATGAGCCTTCTGTGGTAATGTGGGGAACCGGTACGCCCAAGCGGGAGTTTCTGCATGCCGATGACCTCGCCGATGCCTGTTTCTTCCTGATGCAGACATACAATGAACCGGGCCTGGTAAATGTTGGCGTTGGCGATGATATTGCTATAAAAGACCTTGCATTACTGATTAAGGATGTGATAGGATACAATGGCGATATTGAACATGACCTGAGCAAGCCCGATGGCACGCCACGCAAACTGATGGATGTTCAAAAATTGACTCGCCTTGGCTGGAAAGCCAAAATTGGTTTACGGGAAGGAATTGAACGTGTTTATAAAGAATTTTCGCAACTATACGCTGCAGGAGTGTAG
- a CDS encoding tyrosine-protein phosphatase, with amino-acid sequence MFSIFNKKPKIQLDLSVVGTDMHSHLLPGIDDGSPDVETSLQLIAGLQDLGYRKFITTPHILWDMYKNDAVSIGAAHSELQQALQQNNSDVPIRAAAEYFLDEHFDELLETNTPLLTIHENWVLVEFSFVTTPLNFKEKLFNMQMKGYQPILAHPERYLYFMSDKRWYDELKDAGCYFQLNILSLTGYYGKASLQLAQYLLNKRYINLLGTDCHHFRHLNTLRAAKNIMEPVLSLLDSGQLLNPTL; translated from the coding sequence ATGTTTTCTATTTTTAATAAGAAGCCAAAAATCCAGCTTGATCTGAGCGTAGTGGGTACTGATATGCATTCGCATTTATTACCCGGTATCGACGATGGATCGCCTGATGTAGAAACATCACTGCAGCTGATTGCTGGTTTGCAAGACCTGGGTTACCGGAAATTTATTACCACTCCCCATATCTTATGGGATATGTATAAAAATGATGCAGTGTCTATTGGCGCCGCACACAGCGAGCTACAACAAGCACTGCAACAAAATAATTCAGATGTTCCAATAAGAGCGGCTGCAGAATACTTTCTCGATGAACATTTCGATGAGTTATTGGAGACCAATACACCGTTACTAACCATCCACGAAAACTGGGTATTGGTTGAATTCTCTTTTGTTACCACTCCGCTGAATTTTAAAGAGAAGCTGTTCAACATGCAAATGAAAGGATATCAGCCAATTCTGGCGCATCCTGAACGGTATTTGTATTTTATGAGTGATAAAAGATGGTATGATGAACTGAAAGATGCAGGTTGTTACTTTCAGTTGAATATTTTGTCGCTCACCGGGTATTATGGCAAGGCTTCACTGCAATTGGCCCAATACCTCCTGAACAAACGATATATAAACCTGCTGGGCACCGATTGCCATCACTTCCGACACCTCAACACACTTCGGGCTGCCAAAAACATAATGGAGCCGGTTCTATCACTTCTGGACAGCGGCCAGCTGTTAAACCCCACTTTATAA
- a CDS encoding MerR family transcriptional regulator: MNAFTIKDLENLSGIKAHTIRIWEQRYSFLRPQRTTTNIRYYTNEELKIVLNIALLNKYGYKISHIDKMSSAEVREKIVSLSHAEAQQERLVNDLLQYMIDLDLEKFEDLLDNYIQAKGIDKVISFLIFPFLDKIGILWQASHIHPAQEHVVTNIIRQKLIVGIECVVSHITVNKKVILFLPEGEYHELGLLYTYYLLKSRGVQVIYLGANVPFHDLEFITSYKQPDYLYTHLTCIAGNFNFEKFLTKIHQHAPQVQIIVSGQLTNCNMKKLPAGVLLKRSLSEVMEFIAAL; encoded by the coding sequence ATGAATGCGTTTACCATAAAGGACCTGGAAAATCTTTCTGGTATTAAAGCCCATACAATTCGTATTTGGGAACAGCGCTATTCTTTTTTGCGCCCGCAACGCACTACCACCAACATCCGCTACTACACCAACGAAGAATTAAAAATAGTCCTGAACATTGCGCTGCTGAATAAATATGGGTATAAAATTTCCCATATCGATAAAATGAGTTCGGCGGAGGTGCGGGAAAAGATTGTTTCGCTTTCCCATGCAGAAGCGCAACAGGAGCGGCTGGTGAACGACCTGCTGCAATATATGATCGATCTTGACCTGGAAAAATTTGAGGACCTGCTGGATAATTATATTCAGGCAAAAGGCATTGACAAGGTCATCAGCTTCCTGATTTTTCCGTTTCTTGATAAAATAGGCATTTTATGGCAGGCCAGTCATATACATCCCGCTCAGGAACACGTAGTTACCAATATTATCCGGCAAAAGTTGATCGTGGGTATTGAATGTGTGGTGTCCCATATTACGGTTAATAAAAAAGTGATCCTGTTTTTGCCCGAAGGGGAGTACCATGAGCTGGGTTTGCTTTACACCTATTACCTGCTTAAAAGCCGGGGTGTGCAGGTTATTTACCTGGGCGCCAATGTGCCTTTTCACGATTTGGAATTTATAACCTCCTATAAACAACCCGATTACTTGTATACTCACCTTACCTGCATTGCCGGCAATTTCAATTTTGAGAAGTTTCTTACCAAGATCCATCAACACGCTCCCCAGGTTCAGATCATTGTTTCGGGTCAGCTTACCAATTGCAATATGAAAAAATTACCTGCCGGTGTTCTCCTAAAACGTTCATTATCAGAAGTTATGGAGTTTATTGCGGCCCTTTAA